Genomic segment of Catenibacterium mitsuokai:
GTGGTATATTACATCTTATATAAATAAAATGCAACGCTTTCATTAAAAAAATGTTACAAAATTATTGTGAAATTTTAAACAAATAATGTAACAATGAATACATTGTTATCTTATGACTATCTGTCAACAAAATATCACTTATTTATTGGATTGATGAACTGATAATGTAAAGATGAAACATTTTTACGAAAGTTTGATCTCTATTTGTGAAAATTATAGAAATCACTTTCATTTCTATTTATAATTATTAGAAAGAGAAAAGGAGATAAGACAATGTTTAGAGACGACTTTTTATGGGGCGGCGCAGTGGCTGCTCATCAGTGTGAAGGTGCCTGGCAGGAAGGCGGAAAAGGAATCAGCTGTACAGATGTAGAAACAGCGGGAGATAACGTAACAGGAGCACCTAGACGTTTAACAGATGGTGTTCTTCCTGGAGAAGATTATCCGAACCATGTAGGTGTAGACTTCTATCATCATTATAAGGAAGATATCGCATTACTTGCTGAAATGGGATTCAAGGCATTTAGAACTTCTATTGCCTGGACAAGAATCTTCCCAAGAGGAGATGAAGAAACACCTAATGAGGAAGGTTTAAAGTTCTATGATGATGTATTTGATGAATTATTAAAATATGGTATTGAACCAGTCATCACATTATCACATTTTGAATTACCTTGGGCACTCGCAAAAGAATATGGAGGATTTAGAAATCGTAAAGCCATTGATATGTTTGTGAAGTTCGCAAAGGTATGTTTTGAAAGATATCAGCATAAAGTAAAATACTGGATGACATTTAATGAAATCAATAACCAGGCTGATCCGACTCAGCATAACTTAATCCAGGAAGGTGCTGTATTATTAAAAGAAGGCGATGATGCTGAATATTTAATGTATTTATCAGCTCATCATGAATTAGTCGCTTCAGCACTTGCAGTTAAGGCAGCTCATGAAATCAATCCTGACTTAAAGGTTGGTTGTATGATTGGTATGAATGGTGTTTATCCAGCTTCTCCAAAACCAGAAGATATGATGAATGCCTTAGGTGCTATGCATCAGAAATATTGGTTTACTGATGTGCATGCAAGAGGACATTATCCAAACTATATCTTAAAGAAGTTTGAAAGAAAAGGATATGATTTCATTACTGAAGAGGATAAGAAAATCTTAAGTGAAGGTAAAGTAGATTACATCGGATTCTCTTATTACATGTCATTTGCAACTAAGTATCAGGGACGTAATGAAAAGACATTTGATTACTTTAATGAAGACTTTGTAAGAAATGAATATCTAAAGGCTTCTGACTGGGGATGGCAGATTGACCCATTAGGATTACGCTGGTGCTTAAACTGGTTCTATGATCGTTATGAACTTCCAATGATGATTGTAGAAAACGGTTTTGGTGCTTATGATAAGAAAGAAGCAGATGGTACTGTAGATGACCAGTATCGTATTGATTACTTAAAGGCACACATTGAAGCGATGAGAGATGCAGTCACTTATGATGGCGTTGATCTTTTAGGTTATACTATGTGGTCTCCATTTGATATCGTATCTGCTTCTACTGGTGAATATGATAAACGTTATGGTTTCATCTATGTTAACTATAATAATAACCATGAAGGGGACTTCTCTAGAAGTAAGAAGAAATCATTTTACTGGTATAAACACGTTATTGAAACAAACGGTGAAGAATTATAATACTCAAGAGATAGCTATGGCTATCTCTTTTTTAGCAGTCTGATTTGACAAGTGCTAAATAAAGACTATAATTATCAACAGGTGATAAAGATGCGTAACTATGTATTTGATTTTACTCATTCCTATAAAGGGGATTATCCACAGTTAACTTATTATGATTGTAGTGACATTGAAGGAACACGCTTATTCTGTGATCAACATGCAGAAAAACAATTAAAAGAGATGATAAGTAAGAATGGTATTTCTGGTATTCATTTTATTGATTCAGGCGATTATCATTACATCACTAAATTGATGACTGATTTTATTCATGAACCTTTTGATCTTGTTTTGATTGATCATCATACAGACATGCAATCTTCTATTGTAGGAGATATGCTTAGCTGTGGAAACTGGGCTAAAAAAGCTTTACAAAATCCTTTCCTTCATCGTTTATACTTAATAGGACCAAGTAAACATGATTTAAAATCAGTGGAACGGAATAAAGTATTAAGTTTCAGCATAGAAGAACTAGAACAAGGTGCTACTATTCCTCTTGAAACGAAATATCCTGTTTATATTTCTATAGATAAGGATGTCTTAGATGAAAGATATGCCATGACAAACTGGAATCAAGGAGATATGTCACTGGGGATGTTAGAGGATGTATTAGCGCACTTCTTAAAAAACTGTGAAGTAATTGGTATTGATATATGTGGTGATGATCCAGATATTGATGATTATCCTACTTATATAAAAGCGGAAAGAATCAATAATCTTTCTGATGATGCACTTTATCAAACTGCTATGAAAATACTTAAAAGGAGACAAAAGAAATGAGAAAAGATTTTGGTGCACGTGCACTTACTTATCCACAGCCTGTCTATATGATTGGGAGTTTTGATAAGAATGATCATCCTGATTTAATGAATGCAGCATGGGGTGGCATTAGCGATACAATGGAAATTTCATTGAGTCTTTCTAGTGGACATAAAACAGTCCAGAATATCTTAAAAACACAGGCTTTTACTGTCAGTATTGCAGATGAAGATCATGTAGTAGCGTGTGATTATGTGGGTGTTGTATCAGGGCATAAGGAACCCAATAAACTAGAAAAAGCAGGTTTTACTTATACGCCATCTAGTAAAGTTCATGCACCTATTATCAATGAATTACCTATATGTCTAGAATGTCGTCTCAAGGACTATGATTTAGATACAGAAATCATGAAAGGTGAAATTGTCAATGTATCTGTAGATGAACGTATCTTAGATGAAACAGGAAGAGTCGATGTATCTAAAGTAAAGCCTATCACATTTGATCCATTCAATAATCAATATGTAGGTTTAGGAAAGATTGTTGGGCGTGCTTTTAAAGATGGTTTTAAACTAAAATAAGGACTCATTGAGTCCTTTTAAATTAGTCTTTTTTAACTGTATGTAATTTATCTAATAAACCACTCTTTTTAAATGTAGGTGCTAAAGCTAAATAAAGTGCTGAAGAAATCACAATCGCAATGACTGCATTAGTAATAGTAGTCACTGCATTCCAAGATGCAAGAGCTAAAGCAGCTTGAGAAGGTGCACCAAGTAATACTGAAGTATAGAAATAAGAGAATAGTGGTTCAGCAATCACATTAAATAATAAACCTGCAAATGTAGAAGCGACTACACCAATCACTAACTGCTTACCTTCTAGTTTTTGAATCTTGAATACTCTATGGGCTACTAGACCTGTAATAACCCCAATACTAAACTTTAAGATAAATGTCTTTGGTGCAACTATTACATAAGTAGGATCAAGTAAATCACCAATACCCATACCAACTGCGCCTGCAACTCCACCAGGAACACCACCTAATAATAAAGCAGCCAATACACAGAAAGTATTTCCTAAATGGAATGAAGTAGTTCCTCCTGGTGTTGGAATCTTGATCTGTAGGAATGTGAAGGCGATATAAGCTAAAGCCGCCATCAATCCTGTTACTGCAATTTTTAATGTTTTATTTTCTTTCATATAAAACTCCCCCTTTGATGAATAACACTATACATACATTCTGACATTATATAAATATTCAGTTATCAACTAAAAAAATAAGGTCAGTTTTAAAACTGACCTTATTCATGTACGATTTTCCCAAATAAGAAACGGATCAGAGGACCACAATAGAAAATCTGGAATAATAATGCGACAGGGAAGTTTATGAATGTTGTCTGGAAATAGACTGAAACATCAATGTTCTTGAATAATACAGTTGCGATTAAACTCATGCATGGACACATGATACAAACAATCATACATGAGATTGCAAGAGTAATCACAATAGGACGATCTGTAGTCTGTACAAAACGGAAAGCAAGCTTATGAGCTAAAGAATCTACAACAAGTAGTTCTAAAAAGAAAGCGACAGGCCACATGATAATCATTTCGTGGAAGGCAAGTAAAAAGACCTGGTTTGTCATTCCTCCGATATTTAATGAGATGTTGAAGAGAATCATGACATACACCATTAAGAATGACATCATCGCAGTAAATAATAAATTCTGTTTAAATGTTTTAGGCATTGGAAAAATGCTCCTTTCTTGAAATTATACAAAAAAACAACACTTAATATAAGTGTTGTTCGTTATCAAGCTATGCTTGTGCGTTTCCAATAATACCCTAAATCAATCTTCTTTTTTTGCATGATTTACTTTAATATATTTTAAGAAATATGTCAATAAAGTATTTTTTCTAATATTTCTATAGCCTGTGGTAACTTATCTAAATCGATAGAAGAGTAGTTCATAATGAAGGTATGGGATGTATGAGGTATATTCTTAAGATAGTAATGAGAAATAGCTCTTAGATGGATTCCTTCTTCTTTTAATTTATTGATAAGTGTTTCATCAGACATATGTGTATGAATCGTGATAAGGAAATGAAGACCTGCATCTTCCTTGGAAATAGTAATCATATCCTTTAAACTACTTTCTTCTAACATTTTTACAATCGCATCACGCTTATTATGATAATGGTTACGTAATTTAGTAATATGCTTATCAAAATAATGTTCATTAATAAATGATGCAAGAGTATATTGTTCGAAGTTAGAGACTGTACAGGCATAAAAAGAGAGCTTCTTATTATAGCGTTCTAATAAATGGTGAGGAAGCACCATATAACTAATACGAATTGTAGAGGCAAGAGTCTTAGTAAAAGTATTCATATAAATAACCTTTTCACTTAAATCAATACTTTGCAGGGCAGGAATAGGCTGTCCACTTAAACGCAATTCACTGTCATAATCATCTTCTATAATATAGCGATGTTCCTTCTTATTTGCCCATCCAAGTAATTCATAACGTCGAGATACAGGCATAATAATACCAGTTGGGAAATGATGAGAAGGAGAGATATGCGCAATATCTACATCTAAATCTTCTAATTGATTGACTAGTATTCCCTGCTCATCCATATCTATAGGAACACATTTTGCTCCCAAACTAGAATAAACATCTAATATTTTATTATAACCAGGATTCTCTACGGCATAGACAAGATCTAAACCTAATAATTGTACGAGTAGTCCATATAAATATTCAGTTCCTGCACCAATAATAATTCTTTCTGGTTCAACATCCATATTTCTGAATTCTTTTAAATGGTGAGAAATCGCTTCTCTTAATTCATAAATACCACCTACTGGAGGATTAACCATTAGTTCTGATTGGTGTTCATTTAATACGTCCTTCATAAGTTTTGCCCAGGTTGTGAAAGGAAACAAATGGGCTGGTGTCTGATTAGAAGAGAAATCACACCAATAGGATTCTTTCTTAATAGAAGGTTTATGAATCATCTTGGCAGGAATAAGGGGTGTCTTATTATTAATAGGAGATACATAAAAGCCTTTCTTAGGTAAAGAATAAATATATCCTTCAGCCATTAACTGAGCATAAGCATTCTCTATTGTGATAATACTAATACCTAGATTTTTCGCAAATGTACGCTTAGAAGGTAACTTCTCATCTGCTATCAGATGTCCCTCTAGAATATCATTTTTGATAAATGTATATAATTGCTGGTAGAGAGATTTATGGTTATTTTCATCAAAACTATATGTAAGCATAAATTCATCCTTTCTTTTCTAACCATTATAGCGTAATCATTTGAAAAAAAGAAGAAAACAGCATAGAATAGTCATATTAATGGAGGATAATCTATGGCGTTAACGGCTAAAAGAATTACAGAGAATTTTAAGGAATTAGAAGATCTTAATAATGAAGCATTCCCTAAAGAAGAACGTGTCTCTATTGAGAGAATGATTGATTTATCTCAAACAGGTATATCCGATCTTTATGGTGTCTATGATGAAGACACATTTGTTGGTTTCTTTATGACAATGACATCTGCTACATGTGTTTATTTATTCTATCTCGCAATTCGTTCATCACTTCGTTCTCGTGGGTATGGCGGACGTACTTTAAAGTTGATGGATGATCTCTATCAAAGACAGATTGTGTTGGATATGGAACCTTTAGATGATCAAGCAGATAACTATGAACAGCGTTTAAGACGTACTAAGTTTTATGCGAGTCATGGCTACCGTTCTAGCGGGTATCATTTATTCTATTGGAATCAGACATTTGATTTATTATGTACAAGAGGTCCTTTCCTAAAAGATGACTTTATTGAGATTACTAAAGAACTTCAAAGAGTTGTGGATGAATCCGGAGAAGGGGACTTCCATCCAAAGATGTTGAAGGCAGCCTATGATATTCTAGATATTATTGATTTATAAGAACCGAAAGGTTCTTTTTTTCATTTCCTAACACTTAGGAAGTGAAATTGAATGCATAAAGCACTGTAAACCATTACAATAAAGGTACAGGAGGTTATACGTATGAATAATAGACAGCAGCGTATTATAGATATCCTTTATGATTATGATGAATGGGTGACAGGTAAAGAGCTTGCTTCTATGTTGTCTGTATCAGATCGTACAATCCGTTCTGATATTGAGCATATTAATAAAGAGTATGAATGTACTCTTATAGAAGCCAATCGTCGTAAAGGTTATCACTTAGACGAGATGCTGACAAGTGTCAAAGGAATTACGACAAAGTCAGTCATTCCTCAGACATCTCAGGAACGTGTATCTTGGATCATTAAGGAATTATTGTTTAAACAGGAAATCAATCTCATTGAATTACAGGATCGTATTTATGTCAGTGGTTATACGATTGATAATGACTTAAGAAATATCAGACGTATACTCAATGAATATCCTTCTTTAAAAGTGGTACGTGTAAAGAACCACATTCGTTTAGAAGGTAATGAAAATGAGAAGCGTTCTGTATATAAGCATCTATTAGAATCAGAAATCAAAGGAAACTTCACAAATATCAGTGCCTTGTCTCATTTATGGAAGGATTTTAATCTCATTGATGTGGTAGAAATCTTTAAGAATGTCTGCGCAAATAATCATTATAAGTTCAAGAATGTCAGTCTTCCTATGTTGATGATGCATGCGGGTATTGCGATTGAACGTATCAGGAATAAGAATTATTTATATGAAACACAGAGTGATTGTACAGGTATTGATTTAGAGTATCGTGTCTCAAAGGATTTCTTTGAAGAATTATCACAAAAGTTAGGTATTCCTTATGTTGAAGAAGAAGTCGTTAAGTTTGCTTTCTTATTAGAAGGAAGAGGCAGTCATGTAGACTTAAAAGCAGAATCACAACAGTTAGTAGAAGAAGTATTATTAGACATTAAAGATTGTTTTGATATTGATTTTAGAGATGATGAAGAACTTTACAATAGCTTAGTCATTCATATGCAGTCTTTGCTTGATCGTATTAAAGTAGATAAACCTAATACAACAGCTTATTTAAAGGAGATTAAAAGGCAATATCCTCTAGTCTTTGAAATGGCGATACATGCCAGCGATGTCATTTCTAAAGCTACAGGTAAACCTTTAGTAGAAGATGAAATCTCTTATCTCGCTTTACATTTTGGAACAGCCTATGAAAGACATATCGATACACAGAAATACCGTGTAGTTATGATTATTCCCCATAATCAGATGCTGGCGAAAGCATGTATGGATAAGATTGAAACACGTTTTAGAGAACGTATGGAAATTATTAAAGTATTCCCATTCTTTGAAAATAATATGATTGCATCACTTCATCCTGACTTGATTTTGACTGTTGTACCTTTACAGCATGAATTATCTATTAAGACAGTATCAATCAGTTTATTTGTGAACTATGAGGATGAAAGTCAGATCTTCCAGGCATTGAATCAATTAGATAGAGAAAAATATCATGATCAGTTCTGTCATATTGTAAAGAAGCTGATCGGACAGGAAACATTCTTTATAAAAAAAGACATCGCATCTAAGGAAGATGCCATTAACTATTTATGTGACAATCTGATTCAGTTAGGCTATGCCACACAAGAATATAAAGAAGATGTTTTTAAAAGAGAAGAGATGGCAGGAACAGCCTTTGTGCAGGGCTTTGCGGTACCTCATGCCATTACAGTACAGCCATTGCGTTCTACTATATCCGTCATGGTCTTAAAGAATCCCGTTAAGTGGGGTAAGTATGAAGTACGTCTTATTCTCTTATTATCTATTAGTGAACAGGATAATCAGATGCTGCATACATTTTTTGACTGGTTATCCAATGTACTTATTGATTACAACCAGCTGATGCAGTTTATCGAAGCAGACAATTATCAACAATTTATGAAATTAATGACAGCGTGAGGTAACATATGAAAAAACAACAACAGACTATTGCATCATTACCAAGACGTTTTGGTGCATATTTATTAGATTGGTATATTGGTGCTCTTTTTACATCATTTCCTATCGCAATTGTGTCACAGAAGATTTATGGCACAATGAAGAACCAGAATCTATTAGAATACCCTCATCAATTAGGACTGATTTGTGGGCTATTCGCATTACTAGGCGCAATTATTTATTATGTCATTATTCCTTTGGTGATTAATAAGGGACAGACAATTGGTAAAAGAATATGTCATATTAAGATTGTAAAGAGTGATGGCAAAGATGTAGGCCTTAAAGAACTGATACTTAGAGAAGTATTAGGCGCCATTATTATTGAAGGCGTTCTATATTCTGCAAGTACAATATTACATCAGGTATTACAGATCAGTTTAGGTATTAGTTTGGTAAAGCCGATGATGTATGTTGGCTTTGCGATTACAATCGTGAGTGCTATTTTATGTTTAGTGAATAAGAAAGAACATCTAGCATTACATGATTATCTAGCACGTACTAAAGTAGTGAATTTTTCCTAAATAGAGGAAATCGCATTCACTACCTGAAAATAAATATAAGTTTATACTATGAATTGTGAGATGGAGGAAATCACATGGAAGATTTAGAATTATTAAGTTTTAACATTATTTCTGCCGTGGGTACTGCAAAGTCACGTTATGTACAGGCAATGTATCTTGCTGAGAAGGGTGATTTTGATGAAGCTCGCGCAAAAATAAAAGAAGGAGAAGAAAGTTTTGTGAAAGGTCATGAAGCACATGCATCACTTATCCAGAAGGAAGCATGTGGTGAAAAGACAGTTCCAACAATTCTTCTTATGCATGCGGAAGATCAGCTTATGAATGCTGAAACAACAAAAATCATGGCTGAAGAGATTATCAAACTATCTCAAAGAATTAAAAAATTAGAAGGAGGAGAATAGGATGAAAAAGGTTTATTTATTCTGTAGTGCAGGTATGTCTACTAGTATTCTTGCAAGCAAGATGCAGGAAGTCGCAAATAGCCATAACTTACCAATCAAGGTGGCTGCTTTCTCTCATAACAAATTAGGAGAAATCGTTAAATCTGATTGTCCTGATTGTATTTTACTTGGTCCACAGGTTGAATATCTTTATGACGAAACAGTAGCTAACTTCGGGCACCTAAACATACCTATTTCTGTGATCGACCAGGATGATTACGGTATGATGAACGGTGAAAGAGTACTTAAAAAAGCTATTCTATTAATCAAAAAAAACAATAAATAATAATTAAAGGGAGTACTTAAAGTATGATGAAACAACTTGAAAAGTATTTAATGCCTTTAGCGGAAAAAATTGGGCGTAATAAATACTTAATGTCAATTCGTGATGGTTTCTTAGTATCAACACCATTACTTATTGCAGGATCAATTTTCTTATTAATCGCAAACTTTCCAATTGCAGCTTGGACAAAATTTTTAGAATCAACAATTATCAATCAGACAACTGGTGAGTCACTTGCTGCATTCTTATCAAAGCCATCTGATGCAACATTCACTATCATGGCAGTATTTGCAGTAATGGGTATCGCTTATTCATTTGCTGGTCAGATGAAGACAAACAAGATCTTCGGTGCTGCCTGCGCACTTATGTCATGGTTCCTAATCATGCCATATTCAATCACTGGTAATGTTGCTGTAGGATCTAAAACTATTGAAGCAACTCTTTCTGGTATCCCATTAGGATGGGTTGGTGCTAAGGGTATCTTCGTAGGTATCATTACTGCATTCTTAAGCGTACATATCTATGCTTGGGTAGAAGGTAAAGGCTGGACAATCAAGATGCCAGCTGGTGTTCCACCAACAGTTGTAGAATCTTTCTCAGCATTGATTCCAGCAACATTTGTAATGACTTTCTTCTTCCTAGTAAACTTAATGTTTGGTTTCTTAGGAACAAACGTATTCCAGATTATCTTTGAATTCTTACAGACACCATTACTTAACCTTGGTGATACATTAGGGGCAATGGTTGTTGCTTATATCTTCTTACACTTATTCTGGTTCTTCGGTATTAACGGTGGATCTGTAGTAGGTGCTGTATTTAACCCAATTCTTCAGACTTTATCAGCTGAAAACATTCTTTACTTCACTCATCACCAGGGTACAGGACATATCATCTGTCAGCAGTTCCAGGACTTATTCGCTACATTTGGTGGATGTGGTTCTACATTATCATTATTAATCGCAATGTTATTATTCTGTAAATCTAAACGTATTACAGACTTAGGTAAACTTGCTTTAGTTCCAGGTATCTTTGGTATCAACGAACCAATCGTATTCGGTTTACCAATCGTATTAAATCCAACTATGCTTATTCCATTCATGTTAGTACCAACAGTAAACATCATTATCTCATACTTCTGTATGGCTCTTAAGATTGTTCCAATCTGTTCAGGTATCAACATCCCTTGGACTATGCCACCAATTATCTCAGGTTTCTTAGCAACTAACTGGGTAGGTGCACTGCTTCAGGCTGCCTTAATCGTTATTGGTGTTATTATCTATATGCCATTCATCAAGGTACTTGATAAGCAGTACTTAAATGAAGAAGCTCAGGCTCAGGCTGCTAAAGAAGAAGACGACATTGATTTAGACGACTTATCTTTTGACGATCTATAAGAAGGAGAGACGAAACATGAAAATCGTAATGATTTATGACCAGATCCAGTCTGGTAAAGGGATTAAAGATGATCACATGGTACCTTTAGGACTAGTAAAAGAATCATGTGGACCTGCTATTATGATGGAACCATTCTTAAAACAGGTAAATGGACATGTTGTATGCTGTTTATATTGTGGAGATGGATTCTATGAAGCAAATAGTGATGAAGTCAGCCGTAAACTTTGCGCAATGGTAGAAAAAATTAAACCAGATGTTGTTGTATGTGGTCCATGTTTCAACTATCTTGGCTATGGACGCATGGCTGCACGTGTCGCTTATGATATTAACGAAAAAACTCATTCACATGCTATGGCTGCAATGAGTATAGAAAATGAAGAGACAATTAATGAATATAAAGACAAGGTTCATATTATCAAGACACCTAAGAAGGGTGGTACTGGTTTAAATGAATCATTAGAAGGAATCTGTCAGCTTGCCAAGGCGATGTGTGAGCAGAAAGACGAAGACATTGTTGCTTCTAAATATTGTTTCTAAATTAACTTGAGGATACGTGAGGACGTATCCTCTTTCAATAAAAGGAGGATATTAATATGTACGGTATTATTGCTACTTGGAGAATGGCTTTAGAAGGTATTACAAAAGCAGATGAAATGTTAAAGAATCATGGAGATGCAGGAGATGCAATCGTTGAAGCTGTTAAGGCTGTAGAAGATTTCCCATATTATAAATCAGTAGGTTATGGGGGATTACCTAACGAAGAAATGATTGTTGAATTAGATGCGGCTTATATGAACGGAAATACTCTTTCAGTAGGATGTGTTGGTGCAATCAAAGACTTTGCCAATCCTGTAGAAATCGCAAGAAAATTATCTCATGAAAAGGTCAACAACTTCTTAGTTGGTGCAGGTGCTGAAAAGTATGCATCTAAGAATGGTTTTGAAAGAAAGAACATGCTCACTGAACGTGCTGAAATTCATTATCATAATAGATTAAAAGAAATGACTCAGGAAATTAAACCTTATTCTGGTCATGATACAGTAGGTATGGTCTGCTTAGATGAAAATGCAAAGATGACTTCTGCAACTTCTACGAGCGGTCTATTTATGAAGCGTTCTGGTAGAGTAGGTGATTCACCTGTATCTGGATCAGGTTTCTATGTTGATAGTGAAGTCGGTGGTGCAAGTGCTACAGGACTTGGTGAAGATGTAATGAAGGGCTGTGTCTCTTATGAAATCGTAAGAATGATGAAAGAAGGTATGCACCCACAGGCTGCATGTGAAAAGGCTGTTAATACATTCTCTAAAGAATTAATCAAACGTCGTGGTGAAGCAGGAGATATGTCTTTAATCGCTATGAATAATAAAGGTGAATGGGGATGTGCCACAAATATTGAAGGTTTCTCATTTGTAG
This window contains:
- a CDS encoding PTS sugar transporter subunit IIB, whose translation is MKKVYLFCSAGMSTSILASKMQEVANSHNLPIKVAAFSHNKLGEIVKSDCPDCILLGPQVEYLYDETVANFGHLNIPISVIDQDDYGMMNGERVLKKAILLIKKNNK
- a CDS encoding PTS sugar transporter subunit IIC; this translates as MMKQLEKYLMPLAEKIGRNKYLMSIRDGFLVSTPLLIAGSIFLLIANFPIAAWTKFLESTIINQTTGESLAAFLSKPSDATFTIMAVFAVMGIAYSFAGQMKTNKIFGAACALMSWFLIMPYSITGNVAVGSKTIEATLSGIPLGWVGAKGIFVGIITAFLSVHIYAWVEGKGWTIKMPAGVPPTVVESFSALIPATFVMTFFFLVNLMFGFLGTNVFQIIFEFLQTPLLNLGDTLGAMVVAYIFLHLFWFFGINGGSVVGAVFNPILQTLSAENILYFTHHQGTGHIICQQFQDLFATFGGCGSTLSLLIAMLLFCKSKRITDLGKLALVPGIFGINEPIVFGLPIVLNPTMLIPFMLVPTVNIIISYFCMALKIVPICSGINIPWTMPPIISGFLATNWVGALLQAALIVIGVIIYMPFIKVLDKQYLNEEAQAQAAKEEDDIDLDDLSFDDL
- a CDS encoding GrdB-related putative oxidoreductase, with product MKIVMIYDQIQSGKGIKDDHMVPLGLVKESCGPAIMMEPFLKQVNGHVVCCLYCGDGFYEANSDEVSRKLCAMVEKIKPDVVVCGPCFNYLGYGRMAARVAYDINEKTHSHAMAAMSIENEETINEYKDKVHIIKTPKKGGTGLNESLEGICQLAKAMCEQKDEDIVASKYCF
- a CDS encoding N(4)-(beta-N-acetylglucosaminyl)-L-asparaginase, which encodes MYGIIATWRMALEGITKADEMLKNHGDAGDAIVEAVKAVEDFPYYKSVGYGGLPNEEMIVELDAAYMNGNTLSVGCVGAIKDFANPVEIARKLSHEKVNNFLVGAGAEKYASKNGFERKNMLTERAEIHYHNRLKEMTQEIKPYSGHDTVGMVCLDENAKMTSATSTSGLFMKRSGRVGDSPVSGSGFYVDSEVGGASATGLGEDVMKGCVSYEIVRMMKEGMHPQAACEKAVNTFSKELIKRRGEAGDMSLIAMNNKGEWGCATNIEGFSFVVATPELEPTVFVVKHEGEHSVFEKASQEWLDDYMRTRTAPLVRK